TAGATCCAGGGTTTGTCCAGATTTGCAATTGTGATCCTGGCAGCTTTTAAACCGTTTTGAGGAAAAATATCAGGTTTAGAAAAAGGAAGTCCATATTTTGTGGTCCTTCTTTCCAAATCTTTCCACATATACTTTCCTTTTGTAGGATACAAATTGAAAGGAGAGTCGGACATTCCTTGGTCTTTAAAAATTGGTCCTAATAAAAAAGGTTTCCATTCGATTTGGAAACCTTTTTGATCCGCTAATGATCTGATCCTTCCTGCAGTTAAATAAGAATAGGTGCTCGCAAATTCAAACCAGAAGGACAGGATCGGTTTTGACATTAACTTGTTTTTTCCCTTCCCCAGATGGAAGCTAAGAAGAGTCCGCTAATCAAATGCCATACTCCCCACCAAGCTGCGATGAGTGCCATGGATCCGATCCCTTGGAAGAATGTAAAAATTAAGATGAGTCCAAGCCCTGAGTTTTGGAGTCCTGTTTCTAAAGAGATTGTTTTTCTTTCTTTATGAGCAAGGCCTGCGATCCAAGAAGCAAGATATCCCACTATCAATGCAGAACCGTTATGAAGAAGTACTAACCAAAACAGAACAGGTCCAAACTCCACAAAGGATCTCCAGTTACCAATAAATGCGATGAGTATAAAAACACCTAGTAGAACTGTGGATCCAATTCTCATTGGCTTTTTTAAGGAAGAAGCAACCTTAGGAAGGAAACGATTTGTAAGAGCACCTAAAATTAAAGGTAAAACCAATATTAGAAAAATAGAAAGGAATACATCTACAGGATTTAAACTGATCTCTTTTAATCTGTCTGCTGCAGGAGAATATAGTTTTCCCCAGAAGAAAAAGTTAAATGGAGTAAAAAACCATGCAAGAACCGTTGTAGTAGCAGTTAATGAAATAGAAAGTGGAACATTTCCTTTTGCTAAAAGACTGATAAAATTTGACATATTTCCGCCTGGGCAGGCTGCCA
The DNA window shown above is from Leptospira koniambonensis and carries:
- a CDS encoding bile acid:sodium symporter family protein, which encodes MQDYDLVRLNFSPGGLFVLNICLGLIMFGVSLELTIADFTNLRKQPKAAIVGLFSQLVLLPALTVGLLYILKPHPGLALGMILVAACPGGNMSNFISLLAKGNVPLSISLTATTTVLAWFFTPFNFFFWGKLYSPAADRLKEISLNPVDVFLSIFLILVLPLILGALTNRFLPKVASSLKKPMRIGSTVLLGVFILIAFIGNWRSFVEFGPVLFWLVLLHNGSALIVGYLASWIAGLAHKERKTISLETGLQNSGLGLILIFTFFQGIGSMALIAAWWGVWHLISGLFLASIWGREKTS
- a CDS encoding 2-hydroxychromene-2-carboxylate isomerase, with product MSKPILSFWFEFASTYSYLTAGRIRSLADQKGFQIEWKPFLLGPIFKDQGMSDSPFNLYPTKGKYMWKDLERRTTKYGLPFSKPDIFPQNGLKAARITIANLDKPWIYDFILEVFKVEFSKNKNISDIPVLSQILKSLDQNPEEIIASSELEENKNKLRENTEQARNLGIFGAPSFTVNGELFWGDDRLEDAIEFLKTRS